One genomic region from Croceicoccus sp. YJ47 encodes:
- a CDS encoding calcium/sodium antiporter: protein MTYAVLAIVLGLVLLIGGGELLVSHAVKLAAKARVAPLFIGLVLVGFGTSAPELVASIEAVRAGAPAIAWGNIVGSNIANTLLVLGGASLVAPIRVAAAGRMRDPVVGLFAALLLCGVAVAGLSGLALGLALVALLLVYIAYCFKAERTPPPHDSAVPDMVPQGWFRPLAGAAAGLALLIFGGRILVDGATDLARLAGMSETLIGLTIVAVGTSLPELVASLAAARKGESEVALGSVTGSNLYNILFIGGTTMALSGEPVPVELWPFDLVVMAASAAVLTMLVYWKKGLPRWCAAMFLLAYAGFLAMLAAGG from the coding sequence ATGACCTATGCCGTGCTTGCGATCGTGCTGGGCCTCGTCCTGCTGATCGGCGGGGGCGAATTGCTCGTCTCCCACGCGGTGAAGCTTGCGGCAAAGGCGCGGGTCGCGCCGCTGTTCATCGGGCTGGTCCTGGTGGGGTTCGGGACCTCCGCCCCCGAACTCGTCGCGAGCATCGAGGCGGTCCGGGCGGGCGCGCCGGCCATCGCATGGGGCAATATCGTCGGCTCCAATATCGCGAACACGCTGCTGGTGCTCGGCGGGGCATCGCTTGTCGCGCCGATCCGCGTGGCGGCGGCAGGACGCATGCGCGATCCGGTGGTGGGGCTTTTCGCCGCGCTCCTGCTGTGCGGCGTGGCGGTGGCGGGCCTTTCCGGCCTGGCGCTCGGCCTCGCGTTGGTCGCGCTTCTGCTTGTCTATATCGCCTATTGCTTCAAGGCGGAGCGCACGCCGCCGCCGCACGATAGCGCGGTGCCCGATATGGTACCACAGGGCTGGTTCCGCCCACTTGCCGGGGCGGCGGCCGGGCTTGCGCTGCTGATCTTCGGGGGCAGGATACTGGTCGATGGGGCGACCGATCTGGCGCGGCTCGCGGGGATGAGCGAGACGCTGATCGGGCTGACCATCGTGGCCGTCGGCACCTCGCTCCCCGAACTCGTCGCGAGCCTTGCCGCCGCGCGAAAAGGCGAATCCGAGGTCGCGCTGGGCAGCGTGACCGGCTCCAATCTCTACAACATATTGTTCATCGGCGGCACGACCATGGCGCTTTCGGGCGAACCCGTGCCGGTCGAGCTCTGGCCCTTCGACCTGGTGGTGATGGCGGCGTCGGCGGCGGTGCTGACGATGCTCGTTTACTGGAAAAAGGGCCTGCCGCGCTGGTGTGCGGCGATGTTTCTTCTCGCCTATGCGGGTTTTCTGGCGATGCTGGCGGCGGGGGGATGA
- a CDS encoding GAF domain-containing protein, with protein MMDEEQRLATLHGNGLLDTQPEEKFDDVVRRAAKRFGVPVALISLVDADRQWFKAKIGLDQSETPRSMAFCAYAIEGDDVMVVSDATADDRFADNPMVTGDPSIRFYAGAPIVAHDGSKLGTVCVIDRRTRAGFDEEERADLIAFSREVSQIAASRRIEADERT; from the coding sequence ATGATGGATGAGGAACAACGGCTGGCGACGTTGCACGGAAATGGCCTGCTCGACACGCAGCCGGAGGAAAAATTCGACGATGTCGTACGCCGCGCTGCGAAACGTTTTGGCGTGCCGGTTGCGCTCATCTCGCTCGTCGATGCCGATCGTCAGTGGTTCAAGGCGAAGATCGGGCTGGATCAAAGCGAGACGCCGCGGTCGATGGCCTTTTGCGCCTACGCGATCGAGGGGGACGACGTGATGGTGGTGTCCGACGCGACCGCCGACGACCGTTTCGCCGACAACCCGATGGTCACCGGCGACCCCTCCATCCGTTTCTATGCCGGCGCCCCCATCGTCGCCCATGACGGGAGCAAGCTCGGCACGGTATGCGTCATCGACCGCAGGACGCGCGCCGGTTTCGACGAGGAAGAGCGCGCCGACCTGATCGCATTTTCGCGTGAGGTCAGCCAGATCGCCGCCTCCCGCCGTATCGAGGCTGACGAACGCACATGA
- a CDS encoding TonB-dependent siderophore receptor → MIFNFRLLAAASVPALLAANAASAQMLTPSPVDLPRGDAISQDTIVVTANRTERAISQVGQSVTVIAEPEIIARQPSDALDVLRTVPGVTFTRNGGIGTNAGVSIRGADSDQTVVLIDGVKLNDPASTGGGFNFGPLLMGNIARVEVVRGSQSVLYGSQAIGGVVNLFTRAPGDEPAMFASAQYGSRDTVELVGNVSGRAGPVGASLGATYLRTDGISAFSEARGGSEKDGFESIGVNGKLDIALASNLSLDLRGFYADSEVGIDGFPAPLYAFADTPEVSHREDFVGYAGLNAAFFDGRFRNRLGFAYTNIDRRNVDPSLSGETETFAAQGENRRFEYQGIVDAADFAELVFGAEREESEYDSAPNAADVAINSAYGQVNLTPVRGLSLTGGVRHDDHDTFGGATTFAASGAYSPNAGATVLRASYGEGFKAPSLFQLYSEYGNGALLPERAESWDVGLTHSFLGNRAEVGVTYFERSSTNLIAFVSCFGNPAAICADRPSGTYDNIARASADGWEFGVALRPVDGFDVALNYSIVDAFDDMTGNRLARRARDKASLVLDYRTRGGIGLGATVLMVGDSFDNAANTRSLDGYVVSDIRASYALTDRLELFGRVENLFDADYETIFRYGQPGRMAFGGVRYRM, encoded by the coding sequence ATGATTTTCAATTTCCGTCTTCTGGCCGCCGCATCGGTGCCCGCACTTCTTGCCGCGAATGCCGCCTCGGCGCAGATGCTGACGCCATCGCCCGTCGACCTGCCGCGCGGCGACGCGATTTCGCAGGATACCATCGTGGTCACCGCCAACCGCACCGAACGTGCGATCAGCCAGGTCGGCCAGTCGGTCACCGTCATCGCCGAACCCGAAATCATCGCGCGCCAGCCCAGCGACGCGCTCGACGTGTTGCGCACCGTGCCGGGCGTGACCTTCACCCGCAATGGCGGCATCGGCACCAATGCCGGCGTGTCGATCCGCGGGGCGGACAGCGACCAGACCGTCGTGCTGATCGACGGGGTGAAGCTCAACGATCCGGCCTCGACCGGGGGCGGGTTCAATTTCGGTCCGCTGCTCATGGGCAATATCGCGCGGGTCGAAGTCGTGCGCGGATCGCAATCGGTGCTTTACGGAAGCCAGGCGATCGGCGGCGTGGTCAATCTCTTCACCCGTGCACCGGGGGACGAGCCGGCCATGTTCGCAAGCGCGCAATACGGATCGCGCGACACGGTCGAACTGGTTGGCAATGTGTCGGGCCGGGCCGGGCCCGTGGGCGCGAGCCTTGGCGCGACCTATCTGCGCACCGACGGCATCTCGGCCTTCAGCGAGGCCCGGGGGGGAAGCGAGAAGGACGGCTTTGAAAGCATCGGCGTCAATGGCAAGCTGGATATTGCGCTCGCCAGCAATCTCTCGCTCGACCTTCGGGGGTTCTACGCCGATAGCGAGGTCGGCATCGACGGGTTCCCGGCGCCGCTCTACGCCTTTGCCGACACGCCGGAAGTATCGCATCGCGAGGATTTCGTCGGCTATGCCGGGCTCAATGCCGCGTTTTTCGACGGGCGGTTCCGCAACCGGCTCGGCTTCGCCTACACCAATATCGACCGCCGCAATGTCGATCCCAGCCTTTCGGGTGAGACCGAAACCTTTGCGGCACAGGGCGAAAACCGGCGCTTCGAATATCAGGGGATCGTCGATGCCGCCGATTTTGCCGAGCTGGTCTTCGGGGCGGAGCGCGAGGAATCCGAATATGACAGCGCGCCCAACGCCGCCGACGTCGCGATCAACAGCGCCTATGGCCAGGTGAACCTGACGCCGGTGCGCGGCCTGTCGCTTACCGGCGGGGTGCGGCATGACGATCACGACACTTTCGGCGGTGCGACGACCTTCGCGGCGAGCGGGGCCTATTCTCCCAACGCCGGCGCCACCGTGCTCCGCGCCAGCTATGGCGAGGGGTTCAAGGCGCCCTCGCTGTTTCAGCTTTACAGCGAATACGGCAATGGCGCGCTGCTGCCGGAACGGGCGGAAAGCTGGGACGTGGGGTTGACGCACAGCTTCCTCGGAAATCGCGCAGAGGTTGGCGTCACCTATTTCGAGCGGTCCTCGACGAACCTCATCGCCTTCGTCTCCTGTTTCGGGAATCCGGCGGCGATCTGTGCCGATCGTCCCTCCGGCACCTATGACAATATAGCGCGGGCGAGCGCCGATGGCTGGGAATTCGGGGTGGCGCTGCGGCCGGTTGACGGTTTCGACGTCGCGCTCAATTACAGCATCGTGGACGCGTTCGACGACATGACCGGCAACCGGCTCGCCCGGCGGGCGCGGGACAAGGCCAGCCTCGTCCTCGACTACCGGACGCGCGGCGGCATCGGGCTCGGCGCGACGGTGCTGATGGTGGGGGACAGTTTCGACAATGCGGCGAACACGCGCAGCCTCGACGGCTATGTGGTGAGCGACATCCGGGCAAGCTACGCGCTGACCGACAGGCTGGAGCTGTTCGGGCGGGTCGAAAACCTGTTCGACGCCGACTATGAAACGATATTCCGCTATGGACAGCCGGGGCGCATGGCCTTTGGCGGCGTGCGTTACCGGATGTAA
- a CDS encoding oxygenase MpaB family protein has protein sequence MVRARRKAAPAAPTAVVKSMLRAQVRAVFNDASRGETPVIRSDTAIFPPGSVIRAVHADVVSMMVGGMAALLLQMLHPAALRGVLDHSDFRADMLGRLRRTARFIAITTYADRTEAEAAIDRVRRIHLRVTGTLADGTGYRASDPRLLAWVHVCEALCFLDAYIRYVDPRMSAKDQDIYFAQAAHVARALGADPVPDTRAAAEALLASFRGELAVLPETREVADLVLTPAAGNPASAAPHRMLGQAALDLLPRWAPAMLNLRPGRLMALPNRVATYAMGAALRWSFRE, from the coding sequence ATGGTGAGAGCGCGCCGCAAAGCCGCGCCCGCCGCACCCACTGCGGTCGTCAAATCCATGCTCCGCGCGCAGGTTCGCGCCGTGTTCAACGACGCGAGCCGCGGGGAAACGCCGGTCATCCGGTCCGACACGGCGATATTCCCGCCCGGTTCGGTCATTCGCGCGGTCCATGCCGATGTCGTGTCGATGATGGTCGGCGGCATGGCCGCTTTGTTGTTACAGATGCTGCACCCCGCGGCGCTTCGCGGCGTGCTCGACCATTCGGATTTTCGCGCCGACATGCTCGGTCGGCTGCGGCGGACGGCGCGTTTCATCGCCATCACCACCTATGCGGATCGCACCGAGGCGGAGGCCGCGATCGACCGGGTTCGCCGCATCCATCTGCGCGTGACCGGAACGCTGGCGGACGGGACGGGCTATCGCGCGTCCGATCCGCGCCTGCTCGCCTGGGTCCATGTGTGCGAGGCGCTGTGCTTTCTCGATGCGTATATCCGCTATGTCGATCCGCGGATGAGCGCCAAGGATCAGGATATCTATTTCGCGCAGGCGGCCCATGTCGCCCGCGCGCTGGGCGCCGATCCGGTGCCGGACACGCGCGCCGCGGCAGAGGCGTTGCTGGCCTCGTTTCGCGGCGAGCTTGCCGTGCTGCCCGAAACGCGGGAGGTCGCCGATCTCGTGCTCACGCCGGCGGCTGGCAATCCCGCCTCGGCGGCGCCGCATCGCATGCTTGGCCAAGCGGCGCTCGACCTGTTGCCGCGATGGGCGCCCGCCATGCTGAACCTGCGACCGGGGCGGCTCATGGCGCTCCCGAACAGGGTCGCGACCTATGCGATGGGCGCGGCGCTCAGGTGGAGCTTTCGCGAATGA
- the cbiB gene encoding adenosylcobinamide-phosphate synthase CbiB encodes MMALAMNAAVMLAALVLECAVGWPDALDRRIGHPVRWFGWIVTRVEPVANAPGAPRAVRIAAGGIFAIVLIVLAAAVGAGIARLVPAGAFGFIVSAVIAASLLAPRSLHDHVAAVGTAWRDGGLSAARAALSHIVGRNTRTLNESGIARAAIESLAENTSDGVTAPLFWGVLFGLPGLFAYKAVNTLDSMIGHRNARYEAFGKIAARIDDVANLIPARLTGAIFALCAGSGGALAAMGRDASRHRSPNAGWPESAMAGGLNIRLSGPREYDGVMRQEPWLNAGGRDPAMGDIGRALALYRRAVGMMGIMLAIIAAAAIV; translated from the coding sequence ATGATGGCGCTTGCAATGAATGCGGCGGTGATGCTGGCGGCGCTCGTGCTGGAATGCGCGGTCGGCTGGCCCGATGCGCTTGATCGGCGGATCGGGCATCCGGTGCGCTGGTTCGGGTGGATCGTGACACGGGTGGAGCCTGTTGCCAATGCGCCGGGTGCGCCGCGCGCCGTGCGGATCGCGGCGGGGGGGATTTTTGCGATCGTGCTGATCGTGCTTGCGGCGGCGGTGGGGGCGGGGATCGCGCGCCTCGTGCCTGCCGGAGCCTTCGGGTTTATCGTCTCGGCGGTCATCGCGGCGAGCCTGCTGGCCCCGCGGTCGCTGCACGATCACGTGGCGGCGGTGGGTACGGCGTGGCGGGACGGCGGGCTGAGCGCGGCGCGGGCGGCACTGTCGCATATCGTGGGGCGCAATACGCGGACGCTGAATGAAAGCGGGATTGCCCGTGCCGCGATCGAAAGCCTTGCCGAAAACACCTCGGACGGGGTGACGGCGCCGCTTTTCTGGGGCGTGCTGTTCGGGCTTCCGGGGCTGTTTGCGTACAAGGCGGTCAATACGCTCGATTCCATGATCGGCCACCGCAACGCGCGTTACGAGGCATTCGGAAAGATCGCGGCGCGAATCGACGACGTGGCCAATCTGATTCCGGCGCGGCTGACGGGTGCGATCTTTGCACTTTGCGCCGGATCGGGCGGCGCGCTTGCGGCGATGGGGCGCGATGCGTCGCGCCACCGCTCGCCCAATGCCGGATGGCCGGAAAGCGCGATGGCCGGCGGGCTGAATATCCGCCTGTCCGGGCCGCGCGAATATGATGGGGTGATGCGGCAAGAGCCGTGGCTGAACGCAGGTGGGCGCGATCCGGCGATGGGCGATATCGGGCGTGCGCTCGCGCTCTATCGCCGGGCGGTGGGTATGATGGGGATCATGCTCGCCATCATCGCCGCCGCCGCGATCGTATAG
- the cobO gene encoding cob(I)yrinic acid a,c-diamide adenosyltransferase has protein sequence MTDATPDETSAQHKARMQEMQKSQAKRRRELTDPERGLVLVHTGDGKGKSSSAFGVIARALGWDKKIAVVQFIKGKWKTGEKNFFARFPDSIDWHVMGEGFTWDTQDRARDIEAAEKALATAAGLIASGKYDLVVLDEIHIALRYDYLTPEAVIAALEARGDTAVILTGRNAPQAIMDYADTVTEMTEIKHAYHGGIRAQQGIDF, from the coding sequence ATGACCGACGCGACGCCTGACGAAACCTCCGCACAGCACAAGGCCCGGATGCAGGAAATGCAGAAATCGCAGGCGAAGCGCCGGCGCGAGCTGACCGATCCGGAACGCGGGCTGGTGCTGGTGCATACGGGCGATGGGAAGGGGAAGTCGAGCTCGGCCTTTGGCGTGATCGCGCGCGCGCTCGGCTGGGACAAGAAGATCGCGGTCGTGCAATTCATCAAGGGCAAGTGGAAGACGGGCGAGAAGAATTTCTTTGCCCGCTTTCCCGATTCCATCGACTGGCACGTGATGGGCGAAGGCTTCACCTGGGACACGCAGGATCGCGCGCGCGACATCGAGGCGGCGGAGAAGGCGCTCGCGACCGCGGCCGGGCTGATCGCGTCGGGTAAATACGATCTCGTCGTGCTGGACGAGATCCACATTGCATTGCGCTACGATTATCTCACACCGGAGGCGGTGATCGCCGCGCTGGAAGCGAGGGGCGATACGGCGGTGATCCTGACCGGGCGAAACGCACCGCAGGCGATCATGGACTATGCCGATACGGTGACAGAAATGACGGAGATCAAGCACGCCTATCACGGCGGCATCCGCGCGCAGCAGGGCATCGATTTCTGA
- a CDS encoding MFS transporter, with the protein MLQGFRGHGRVLLASMVGTAVEFYDFYVYATAAALVFGPLFFPAGSPSAQLLAAYASLGVAFVARPVGAAVFGHFGDRIGRKSTLVASLMLMGGSTLLIAFLPTYEMAGWLAPLMLCILRFGQGFGLGGEWGGAALLAVENAPPGYKARFGMFPQLGAPIGFILANGFFLLLGSVLSDAQFVEWGWRVPFLLSAVLVVLGLWVRLKLTETPAFAAAMEEAPPAKAPMADLLRSHLPATLAGTFSVVACFAVFYLSTAFALGYGTTTLGYGRSEFLMVQLGAILFMALGIVLAGVAADRSSPRRVLIAGCVGAIGVGLLMGPLFGGGSLFLIWLFLSLALLCMGFLYGPLGAYLPELFPARVRYSGASLTFNVGGILGGAVAPVAAQALAEIGGLGFVGLYIAVAAIISIVALTLRKDRAPA; encoded by the coding sequence ATGTTGCAAGGGTTTCGGGGTCACGGGCGCGTATTGCTGGCGAGCATGGTCGGCACGGCGGTCGAATTCTACGATTTCTATGTCTATGCGACCGCGGCCGCGCTGGTCTTCGGTCCGCTCTTCTTTCCGGCAGGATCGCCGTCGGCCCAATTGCTCGCCGCCTATGCCAGCCTTGGCGTCGCCTTTGTCGCGCGGCCCGTCGGCGCGGCGGTGTTCGGCCATTTCGGCGACCGCATCGGGCGCAAATCCACGCTTGTCGCCTCGCTCATGCTCATGGGCGGGTCCACCTTGCTGATCGCGTTTCTCCCGACCTATGAGATGGCGGGATGGCTGGCGCCGCTCATGCTTTGCATCCTGCGTTTCGGGCAGGGGTTCGGCCTCGGCGGGGAGTGGGGCGGCGCGGCCCTGCTCGCGGTGGAAAACGCGCCGCCGGGTTACAAGGCGCGGTTCGGCATGTTCCCGCAACTGGGCGCGCCGATCGGCTTTATCCTTGCCAATGGTTTCTTCCTTCTGCTCGGTTCGGTGTTGAGCGATGCGCAATTCGTCGAATGGGGCTGGCGCGTGCCGTTCCTGCTCAGTGCGGTGCTCGTCGTGCTGGGACTGTGGGTGCGGCTCAAGCTGACGGAGACGCCGGCCTTTGCCGCCGCGATGGAGGAGGCTCCCCCGGCCAAGGCGCCGATGGCCGACCTGTTGCGCTCCCACCTGCCCGCGACGCTGGCGGGCACGTTTTCGGTCGTGGCCTGTTTCGCCGTGTTCTATCTGTCGACCGCCTTCGCGCTGGGATACGGGACGACGACGCTCGGCTATGGCCGGTCCGAATTCCTCATGGTGCAGCTCGGTGCGATCCTTTTCATGGCGCTCGGCATCGTGCTGGCGGGGGTTGCGGCGGACCGGTCCTCGCCGCGCCGCGTGCTGATCGCGGGATGCGTGGGCGCGATCGGCGTGGGACTTTTGATGGGGCCGCTGTTCGGCGGCGGTTCGCTGTTCCTGATCTGGCTGTTCCTGTCGCTCGCGCTGCTGTGCATGGGGTTCCTGTATGGACCGCTCGGCGCCTATCTGCCCGAACTGTTCCCCGCGCGCGTCCGCTACAGCGGCGCATCGCTGACCTTCAACGTGGGCGGAATCCTTGGCGGAGCGGTAGCGCCGGTCGCGGCGCAGGCGCTTGCCGAAATCGGCGGGCTCGGCTTTGTCGGGCTCTATATCGCGGTGGCGGCAATCATCAGCATCGTGGCTCTCACACTCCGCAAGGATCGCGCGCCCGCGTAG
- a CDS encoding SDR family oxidoreductase, protein MAKDIDKLHGLVVITGASSGIGQELAKLAAKDGCDLILAADRDMGETEAIVKQHGAASIATVMGDLATRDGIMALMTEIGDRPVDFLLANAGHGLGHAFLDQEWKDIAHVIHTNITGTTALIYYIGKRMRERDAGRILVTGSIAGHLPGAYQLVYNSTKAYIDDFCFGLRNELKDTNVTISCLMPGVTDTQFFDRANMEDTGAGQSDSKADPAKVAKDGYEALLEGDAHVVSGFMNKVQDMFANVIPDTMLAEMHRKMAKPKKEHAD, encoded by the coding sequence ATGGCGAAGGACATCGACAAATTGCACGGGCTGGTGGTGATCACCGGCGCGTCGAGCGGGATCGGGCAGGAACTGGCGAAGCTTGCGGCGAAGGACGGCTGCGACCTGATCCTCGCCGCGGACCGCGACATGGGCGAAACCGAGGCCATCGTGAAACAGCATGGCGCCGCGTCGATCGCGACCGTCATGGGCGACCTTGCCACGCGGGACGGGATCATGGCGCTGATGACCGAAATCGGCGACCGGCCGGTGGATTTCCTGCTCGCCAATGCAGGGCACGGCCTGGGGCACGCCTTCCTCGATCAGGAGTGGAAGGACATCGCGCATGTCATCCACACCAATATCACCGGCACGACCGCGCTGATCTATTACATCGGGAAGCGGATGCGCGAACGCGATGCGGGCCGGATCCTCGTCACCGGGTCCATCGCGGGCCATTTGCCCGGCGCGTATCAACTCGTCTATAATTCGACGAAGGCCTATATCGACGATTTCTGTTTCGGCCTTCGCAACGAATTGAAGGACACCAATGTCACGATTAGCTGCCTGATGCCCGGCGTGACCGATACGCAATTCTTCGACCGCGCGAACATGGAAGATACAGGCGCCGGACAGTCCGACAGCAAGGCCGACCCCGCCAAGGTGGCGAAGGATGGGTACGAGGCCCTGCTCGAAGGGGACGCGCATGTGGTGTCGGGCTTCATGAACAAGGTTCAGGACATGTTCGCCAATGTTATTCCCGATACGATGCTGGCCGAAATGCACCGCAAGATGGCCAAGCCCAAAAAGGAACACGCCGATTGA